The sequence TTCTGCTCCATATCCGGAGTTCTTTCGTGGCAATTTTTACGCTGCCTACAGCCGTTCTCGTGTCATTCATACTAATGAAGCTGCAGGGTATCAACGCAAACATAATGTCGCTCGGAGGCATAGCTATTGCAATAGGCGCTATGGTGGACGCGTCGATTGTTCTTGTTGAAAACGCCGCGAAGCACTTATCCGAAGAGTATGACAAGCCTCCGGAAAAGCAGAGACCTCACTGGAAGATTATTGCCGAGTCCGCCAAAGAAGTAGGACCTTCGATATTCTACTCGCTTCTAGTAATTACCATCTCCTTTCTGCCTGTCTTTACATTGGAACAGCAGGAAGGAAGATTGTTCAAACCGTTGGCGTTTACAAAAACGTACGCTATGGCGGGCGCGGCAATTCTTGCAGTTACAATCGTTCCTATATTGCTCGGTTATTTTGTGCGCGGGCGCATGCGAAAAGAAGAAGACAATCCTATTACAAAAGTTCTCGTCAGACTGTATCATCCCATAGTCGATTTTGTAATGCGGAGAAGATGGTGGGTAATGTCCGGAGCGTTAGTAATAATTTTATTTACAATATATCCTTATTCGAAATTAGGTTCGGAATTCATGCCTCCTTTATACGAAGGCGATTTGCTTTATATGCCGACTACTCTGCCCGGTATATCCGTTACAAAAGCAAGGGAGTTATTGCAGCAGACCGATAAAATAATCAAGTCGTTTCCCGAAGTCGAATCGGTATTCGGCAAAATAGGAAGAGCCGAAACGGCAACCGACCCTGCGCCGCTTACTATGGTGGAGACCACAATTCGATTGAAGCCCCGCGATCAATGGCGCGAGGGAATGACTCCCGATAAATTAGTCGAAGAACTCGACGCCGCTATTAAAATACCCGGACTTACCAACGCATGGACTATGCCCATTAAAACCCGGATCGATATGCTTTCGACAGGGATAAAAACTCCCGTAGGAATTAAAATTGCCGGACCCGATTTAAATGTGCTGCAAAAACTCGGAAAAGAAGTTGAAGAAATCATGAAAACAGTTCCCGGCACGCGTTCTGCATACGCCGAAAGGTCGGTCGGAGGCAACTACGTCGATTTCAGGATTGACCGCGACGCTATCGCCAGATACGGTCTTACGGTTGGTGACGTCCAGGATGTATTTATGTCGGCTGTCGGCGGAATGAACATTACCAAAACCGTCGAAGGGTTGGAAAGATATCCGGTGAATCTCCGTTACATGCGCGATTACCGTGAAAACATCGACGCTTTAAAACGGGTGCTCGTGCCTCTTCCTTCCGGCGGAAATATACCTTTGGAACAGTTGGGTCAGATTGAAATCAAAAAGGGACCGCCGAGCATAAAATCCGAAAACGCGCGTCCAAACACGTGGGTTTATGTCGATTTGAATCAAGACGCCGATGTGGGCACATATATTAGCAGGGCAAAAGAAATAATCGGTGATAAATTGCAATTGCCCGCGGGATACTCGATCAAATGGTCGGGTCAGTATGAATACATGGAAAGATCTTCCAAACACCTTATGATGGTTGTGCCGCTTACTTTGTTAATTGTAATAGTGCTTCTGTACATGAATACCAAGTCCGCATGGAAAACGGGCGTGGTATTGCTGGCGCTTCCTTTTTCAATGGTCGGAGCCATCTGGTACTTATACATCGCAGGTTTCAATCTGAGCGTTGCCGTTTGGGTTGGCATAATAGCGCTGCTGGGAGTAGACGCCGAGACAGGCGTTGTTATGCTTCTCTATCTCGATCTGGCATACGAAAAATATAAAAAGGAAGGAATGATGAAATCACTTTCCGACCTGCGCAATTCGATTTTTGAAGGCGCGGTTAAAAGAATTCGTCCGAAGATGATGACCGTAATGACCACTCTGCTCGGTTTGCTTCCTATTATAATAGGAATCGGCACCGGATCGGACGTAATGAAAAGAATTGCGGCTCCGATGGTAGGCGGTATTATAACCAGTATGATAATGGAACTTACGGTTTATCCTGCAATTTACTATACGATTAAAAGAAGAGAAGTAAGAAAAATGTTGAATGCCTCAGACAAAACCGAGGCTTGATATGTCAACTCTATTAATTTCTATACTGACGGCGGCGATAATAGCCGCCGTTATTATCAAAATAAGGAACATTAAAAAAAACGACTGCTGTCACTAAATCGGAGTTATTATGAAAGAGATAAAGGCTTACATAAGAAGAGAGCGCGCAGACTTAATAATTCAGAATCTCGAAAGCGCGGGAGTTAAGGGTATGACAGTTATCGACGTCTACGCTCTGTGCGAATGGGCTGACCAGGATTCTTTCAGTTATTCGATTGAATTCGTGGAAAAGTACTCGAAAGTTATAAAACTGGAAATCGTCTGCGACGACGAAGAAGTAGAGAAACTTTCGGAAATAATTTTACGCTATGGACATACGGGAAAATCCGGCGACGGAATGATCTTCATTTCCCCCGTCGAAACGTCCATAAAAATAAAAACAAAAGAAAAAACAAAATTTAACATGAACTATAAATTATTAACATTATTCGCGAAAGTAAAAAAGCGCACAGGCGAACGGGAATATTTCTGCAGTTATATAGCCCGCGACGGAAAGCCCGTTCAAGCCAGGATTACAAAATCCACGTACGATTTTTTAAAACAAAATTCATCTTCAAACAAAAAAAGGAGCTACAAAATGAAACGACTAAAATCTATCGACGCTGCCATACTGGCGCTAATTTTTGCCTTTGCATCTATTTCTTTTGCGCAAAGCAACTCAGATTCGACAAAATCGCAGCATAAAATGATGCACGACAAAAACCATAAAATGCATGAAATGATGAAGGATTCGGCAATGCACACCGAAACCATGGATATGCATAAGATGAGGGGTTCCGATCATCATATGACGAAAAAAAGCCCGCTCATTCGCGAGGGAATAATCGACCTGGAGGCAATTGACGAAAACAAAGACGGCAAAGTCTTTCAGGACCAAATGGATTGGAACGTAATATCCGACAACCCCGGCTTTTGCCCGATTTGCGAAATGAAATTAAAAGAGACAACC comes from Melioribacter roseus P3M-2 and encodes:
- a CDS encoding efflux RND transporter permease subunit — encoded protein: MFTDEKQKEGLIAKLIEWSLNNKFLVILFTVALILGGIWSVLNTKIDAIPDLSDVQVIIYTEYPGQGPRIVEDQVTYPLTTKMLSVPYAKDVRGYSFFGFSMVYIIFEDGTDIYWARSRVLEYLSGLRSSLPQGVSPELGPDATGLGWVYQYVLNSDKRSLQELRSIQDYFLKYELSSIPGVSEVASIGGYVKQYQVNVDPTKLASYNIPLQKVKTAIQRSNNDVGGRLLEMGETEFMVRGLGYIKSADDLKNVSIGVSPTTGTPIYLKDVATINIGPELRRGLADWNGEGETVGGIIVLRYGEDALTVINKVKERLEELKKSLPEDVKIETAYDRSSLINSAIDNLKGKLLEETIIVALVIIAFLLHIRSSFVAIFTLPTAVLVSFILMKLQGINANIMSLGGIAIAIGAMVDASIVLVENAAKHLSEEYDKPPEKQRPHWKIIAESAKEVGPSIFYSLLVITISFLPVFTLEQQEGRLFKPLAFTKTYAMAGAAILAVTIVPILLGYFVRGRMRKEEDNPITKVLVRLYHPIVDFVMRRRWWVMSGALVIILFTIYPYSKLGSEFMPPLYEGDLLYMPTTLPGISVTKARELLQQTDKIIKSFPEVESVFGKIGRAETATDPAPLTMVETTIRLKPRDQWREGMTPDKLVEELDAAIKIPGLTNAWTMPIKTRIDMLSTGIKTPVGIKIAGPDLNVLQKLGKEVEEIMKTVPGTRSAYAERSVGGNYVDFRIDRDAIARYGLTVGDVQDVFMSAVGGMNITKTVEGLERYPVNLRYMRDYRENIDALKRVLVPLPSGGNIPLEQLGQIEIKKGPPSIKSENARPNTWVYVDLNQDADVGTYISRAKEIIGDKLQLPAGYSIKWSGQYEYMERSSKHLMMVVPLTLLIVIVLLYMNTKSAWKTGVVLLALPFSMVGAIWYLYIAGFNLSVAVWVGIIALLGVDAETGVVMLLYLDLAYEKYKKEGMMKSLSDLRNSIFEGAVKRIRPKMMTVMTTLLGLLPIIIGIGTGSDVMKRIAAPMVGGIITSMIMELTVYPAIYYTIKRREVRKMLNASDKTEA
- a CDS encoding P-II family nitrogen regulator; amino-acid sequence: MKEIKAYIRRERADLIIQNLESAGVKGMTVIDVYALCEWADQDSFSYSIEFVEKYSKVIKLEIVCDDEEVEKLSEIILRYGHTGKSGDGMIFISPVETSIKIKTKEKTKFNMNYKLLTLFAKVKKRTGEREYFCSYIARDGKPVQARITKSTYDFLKQNSSSNKKRSYKMKRLKSIDAAILALIFAFASISFAQSNSDSTKSQHKMMHDKNHKMHEMMKDSAMHTETMDMHKMRGSDHHMTKKSPLIREGIIDLEAIDENKDGKVFQDQMDWNVISDNPGFCPICEMKLKETTLDQAKKKLLEHGYKVKQ